The genomic region CAATCCTTATCTTCATCCTTATCTATGTTTAGTAAAAGTAGACGTTCAAACATTTGGCGCCAACCAAACCTTTCACCATTAATTACGCTCAACGTTAAACAAAGTGTCCATCATTTTTTGGCGTGCTTTTGGCGCCGAGGGTGGGACCCAACATTTTACTAACGAAGGGTTAGTGTGAGAAAAGTGAAATGAGTTGATACTTACATAAAAATGATGTTGAAAAAAAGTTTAGTGTAAAGATGTGAAGTTGTGATGTGatccagcggttggtggcctgcttTCTTTATGGGAGGTTAGGAGTTCGATGAtcatacatagcattgtatatgtatatttttaagtGCAAAAGGCTGAAAACAACAATTGCGCAAAGTATGCTTAAGGGATTAGGGAGATCCGCTGAAGTTAAATTTTGCGAATCAGATTGCGCACTAATAAAGATTGCGCATTCATTCCGCCAAGGCAACGCGGATGATGGTTAATCCACACACCACGAATATCTCagaaactataaatagagagcttggcctctcatatataggttgttgattctccacCATTTACTctagcctttgtaattttcacttgtgactttgcccaaggaatttttacattgtgttaaggtgaattatgctaatcaataatcaaaaccgggtcggggtggttgatcacttaactgttaaagtgaaagacgatcatcagggcccaaaacaatCATCAACATCCCATTCCATCCCtctaatctcattgcactcaatccttaattaagtaactttaatataggattgatcaattggcaccatccgtgggacacgttcaaAATTGAATTTGAAATTTTTGATTTCTGCTATCGAATAGTAAAATTGCTTATTTAATTTTAACCGTGTATTTGTTCTGATGATCTACAGGTAAACACGTTTGAAACTCACGGCAATTTGATCATTCGTCGGAATAACAGGCAATGTTAACAATGTTTGTGATAATTTTGCTACTATGCAAGTAGATATTAAAAAGAGGAGAAGAAAATGAAAATCCGCAGAAATGCTTCAGAAATGGCAGTTCGCACCAATAAGTTTCCCTGAAATGCAAAGCGAAGATTTCTCCAAAATGCCGATAGTAATATCGTGCAAAATTGCACAGACTGGAATCACAATTATGAAGGTCCATGTTGATAATGGCAGTAGTGTTGATATTGTTTATGAGCAATATTTTGTTCGGTTGCCTGAGAGCATTAAGACGAATTTAAAACCCACCGCAGCCACGCTAACTGGATTTGCGGAAGAATCTTCATTGCCTATTCGGCAATTATCTTTAAGTATTGAGCTTGTCGATGAAAATGATGCTAACTTGGTGCGCCAAGCACAATTAGACTTATATGTTATGCGGACTTCTTCCCGCTACAATATGTTATTAGGCAGATTTGCGTTGTGCAAATTTGGAATTGTTCCATCTactattcatggcatgattaaatttACAATGCGTAAAGGCGTTGCGACGGTGAACTCTGCAAGTATCATCCCTATTTGCGCAACTGTTAACATGAAAGGCGCAGTTAAAGAATGCGCTGATGCTGAGGATAACATGGTAGTGGTTAATCTTAAGTATCCTGATCAAAAAATTAAAATTGGTCTCAATATTAATGCGGATAAAAAAGCGCAAATTGTACAGTTACTCATGAAATACATAGACGTTTTTGCTTGGTGTGAAAGacatatgactggtgttccgcgtcatatAGCGGAACACAAGCTTAATGTCAATCCTGCTTTAAAACCTGTAGTCCAAAAACGcaggggtatggccccagatcgcATTAAATGGTTATGCGAAGAGGTAACAAAGTTAGTCGCAGCAGGAATTTTACGCGAAGTCAAATACCAATCATGGGTCGCAAACCCAGTCCTAGTAAAGAAGCCTGATGGCTCATGGCGGATGTGTATTGATTTCAAGGATCTCAATAAAGCATGTCCTAAATACAATTACCCGCTTCCGGAAATTGATTTGAAGGTGGAGTCATTGCATGCCTTTCCGTTCAAGTGTTTTTTAGATGCCGCGTATAATTTCTTATATAATGATGCATtttggtttaatcaatgcgggCGCAATGTATCAGCGGCTAATTGACACTGCGTTTGAAACCCAAATTAGGCGTAACCTTGAAGCTTATGTGGATGATTTAGTAATCAAAAGTAAAACGCAAGCGCATATTATGATTGATATGCGGGAAACATTTGATACATTGCGCAAGATAAATATGAAGCTTAACCCATTGAAATGTAGTTTTGGCGAGACAGAAGGAAAGTTTTTGGGCTATCTATTTACTGAACAGGGTATTCAAGCTAACCCGAAGAAAATAACGGCTATCGAAAATATGACTGTGCCTAAGACAGTTAAAGAGGTGCAAAGTTTGACGGGCAAGTTGGCTGCATTAACAAGATTTTTGTCCAAGGCCGCAGAAAGGcaattgccatttttcaaaaccttGAAGGGTTGTTTAAAGCAAAAAAGCTTTGTATGGATAAGTGAGGCTGAAATCGCGTTTCAAGAAATGAAGAAATTGTTAAAAAGTTTGCCAACGTTATTGGCACCAATAGAAGGCGAAATCTTTTACCTCTACATATCAGTCGCAAATGAGGCTTTTAGCTCAGTTTTAGTTGCGAAAAGAGACAAAATACAAAAGCCGGTGTATTTTGTTATCGAAGCTCTTACGGGTAGTGAAATAAACTATGCCCCCATTGAAAAGTTCGTGTACGCGCTTATATTAACATCGCGAAGATTTCggagatattttcaaggtcatctaATTCATTTGTTAACCAATATGCCACTAAAACAGGTTCTAACAaagccagagatatctggtagGCTCGCGATATGGGCAGTGGAGTTAGGTGCTTATGAAATCTGATATCTTCCGCGCAATGCTATAAAGGGGCAAGTCTTACCGAATTACCTCGCAGAGATGTCTGGTGAGATGGAGGTAATCCATGAGCGAACAGAGCTAAAGCCGGTGCAAGGAGAAACATGAGATTTATTTACAGATGGAGCCTCATGTGCAGAGGGTGCTCGTGCAGGTCTAGTGTTAACAGCCCCAAGTGGAGAGGAGCATACGTACGTACTACGTTTTAATTTCTATGTCACAAATAATGAGGTCGAATATGAAGCGCTACTTGCTGGTTTGAATATTTTAAATAAAATGCATGTCACAAAACTGCGCGCTTACACAGATTCACAGTTAGTGGCAAATCAGTTCAATGGCTCCTTATAAGCGCATGAACTCTCAATGCAAAAATATTTGAAGTTATTGCAAGATTTGGCTACGCGGTTTGAGCATTTTGAACTTGCACAGGTGCCAAGAAGCCAAAATAAGAAAGCGAACGCGCTAAGTAAGTTTGCCGCGTTAACATTCTCACACTTTCAAAAGCAAGTTTGGGTTGAGGAGTTGCCAAGCAAGTCAATTGATGATGATCTAATGGTTGCGTCTATTGAAGAAGAACAACCAAACTGGATGGAACCAATCATGCAGTACATCCGCAATAATGTTTTATCGGATGACAAACGCGAAGCTCGATTGGTTCGTGAGCGAACACCAATGTACATCAtccaaaatgatattttatatcaTAAGTCCTATTGTGGCCCAATGATGCGGTGTGTTGGCCCAATTGAAGCTGAGATGATAGTTGGTGAAGTGCACAATGGTTCTTGCGCATTGCATTCAGGCTATAAAACCATTGCGGCTAAGATTATGcggatgggttacttttggccatccttataccgcgatgtggcaaaaattgttaaacgctgtatGAGTTGCGAAAGTTATGCGCCGCATAATAGGATGCCAAGACATGATATGATCCATGTTAACTCGCCATGGCCATTTTGCAATTGGGCTATTGACATTGTGAGACCATTTTCCACAGGTCCTGGCAATGTAAAGTTTTTAATTGTAGCAATCGACTATTTTAAAAAATGGGTTGAGGTGAAGGCAGTTCGCACTATCACTGGAGTGCAAGTGCGTAATTTTGTTTGGGAGCACATCGTGTGCAGATTCAGCATTCCGCGAGAGTTGGTTAGCGATAATGGGGATCAAATAGCGAAAGACCCATTCAAAACGTGGTGTACTGATTTAAATATAATCCAGAAATTTACGTCGGTTGCGCATCCTCAAGCTAATGGCCTATGCGAAGTAACTAATCGTGACATTGTAAGCGGAATCAAAAAGTGCTTATATGAAAAATGCACTGGTTTGGTGGATGAGTTACCCAATGTTTTATGGGCGCATCATACTACTTTCAAGAAAAGTACGGGCGAAACGCCTTTTAGTTTGGTATTTGGTTCCTAGGAAATAATACCCGCTGAAATTCTTGTGCCAACACATCTAGTCgctaactttgatgaagaagcGAACAATGAGGCTTTATGTGAAAACTTGAATTTAATTGAAGATCGCAGGTTAATGGCCGCTATTAAGGAAGCAAATAAAAAAAGCAAATCGATAAATATTACAACAAAAGAGTGCACGCATTGTCCTTCGATGTAAGCAAATGGGTATTGCGGAACAATGGCGCGAGTCGAGCAGAAAAACTTGGTAAGCTAGGACCTAATTGGGAGGGCCCTTATCAAGTTGTTGCTATTAACGCAGCGGGTTCATACAAACTCGCATAcatagtgtaacatcccgcatttttccgttaaattattttaacgcccgtctttttattttatatactactcttcgtatctagattcgtatcttccGTTACTTAGAGTTTCAAATGTTCACGTTgtctaattataacatctctcgtttgctCTAGCGtaattaaaatattcgttcggttaattaccgcacccgactacaaacttgagggactaatcgtgtcaagtggccaaagtggtgactaggttaactagtcaaccacctcaccacctccactcattcattcatcttctcttttactacttccactttattctctcaaacaccaactcaaagaatcatcatctattttaaATCTAACAAACTTtctttaaaacaaattacatattcagaatccttgcatcttcctcgtcGAATCCattccaacttcatctcatttgggtaactttctaaaaacactagattttatgttcttgatgattttgacttataaaagtgttcgtcagtgtctatggctcgagtctaacatgaatatatgatttgtatgctcgatcttgttgttttagtgtaactagcttgaacttgcaAAGTGTGTAttaaatcttgaattttggatgattaaatgttgttgttatgataaagttcaTGCATTAAAtgcgttactagcatcactagcttcattttgatgtgtaggttgattaagaaaacttcattaacatgattattgaatttgtgattttgggttagggtttgatagacttaaatatgaactttcgatgcattgaatgctatgaaatgttattggtaagtgtttagttgtattgtatgcgtaattacctacgaaacggcgtaatatatgcgtgcatttaattcccgaatcatcaatgtgcatttatgatcttgaatgcaataaatgatgaacatttaatgcgattttggttgttgtaaatgttggattgattgatgaaatgtacttagttgctttcctcgtcaaaatacctttccggtgatataagatacatgttttgattgtttgcggatcataaattgtgattgtttgaagtttggttcgtgcacttgtgaaatttcagcaagcAGGATCTGTATaccaatttggacgccgtccaaatcattggacgccgtccagtccttcattactggacaccgtccagaacttttggacgccgtccaaatgaactgtcagGGACTGTCTAACTTGGTCATttttcatttaattctaactatgctacgcacctctgattaacatgtaacttattttaacatgctcatatatgaatataaaacttagaaaaattgtccgagacccgacctgaatgtgttgactttttcgttgactttgacttgaccaaagttgacttttattcaaacttaaccgaatacttatgcaatcgttctcacgtgcttttatacttgaatcttgcatgaaacttgacaatttgacgtacatgctatattaatcgagtcgtaacgagccataggactaactgaacactttgaccgaccgtgtttaccgatattgatacaacctatttgtttaggtcaagactagcatttgttcttgcacacgtttactttgtgaagtacctattttacccgtgcactcaaggtgagatcatagtcccacttttactcttttaaacttacatttgggatgagaaaacattaacgtttcattttacaaagtgaacacaagtacggaaacaaacattctacgtacgagttagaaccaaaatccttaattcgattatcattagttacacttgtcgggtgtaagcaagaacttatgatgtatggccatatgggtttgacaaaccctcattcggacggttcgctaccgttattcggatgaaatatattttcgataataagtgtaggttctaacactatgtgatggggtaacgttagttaagccttgataattgggtgctcgtgataacaatttttagaatgattttactattacttcaacgttataaatctagtggttcaacttacttacttacgtactcacttactaaacctatgatttcaccaacgttttcgttgacagattttctatgtttttgataatgctaaaaatgaacatatatttcatagcattatccctcaagaaagataagcttttagttgcaattgttctatttacaagtgatattcatttaaataataaaaggtgaagacaaaagacagattcgatgatttgaagacgcaaacgaccaaaaagctcaaaagtacaaagtacaatccaagaggttcaatttattgataagaaacgtctaaaagttacaagagtacgagccacaaaacgcaaagtacaagatattaaattgtacgcaaggacgttcgaaaatccggaaccgggaccagagtcaactctcaacacgcgacgcaacggactaaaaattacaagtcaactatgcacatgaatataatatatatataattaattcttaaaattatatatatatatatatatatatatatatatatatatatatatatatatatatatatatatattatatattaaaaccgtcggcaaacaagaaaacaaagtaatATGAGCTGTCCtaagcagccatgcgatcgcatggccataaagAAGaaactccatgtgatcgcatggatcactgtagcagttgaggtcctataaagttcgcgtgttttggccgaattttttacACCTTTTTCAATTCAATCTCTCagtctctgatatatatatatatatatatatatatatatatatatatatatatatatatatatatatatatatatatatatatatatatatataattatatttatattttaattttaattttaatttaagattaataataataaggttatgttagcgaatgttgtaagtgtgtaagtcgaaattctgtccgtgtaaagctacgctattattaatcattgtaagttatgttcaacctttttaaattaatgtctcgtagctaagttattattatgcttatttaagccgaaataatcgtgatgttgggctaaatattaaagacggggtaattgggctttgtaccataattggggtttggacaaaagaacgacacttgtggaacttggactatgggttattaatggactttatattaactaaacgatacctcgttaatttaatataaagattacaatttgacgtatctatatataaccacatacgcttaatcgggtacggtgggcgggatatctataaatacgaattatcgttcattttaccggatgcgggaatggattaatagtcaatggactcgttgaaacaggggtggattacattcaagggtaattggtgtaattgttaacaaagtattgaaaccttggattacacgcagtcgataacctggtgtattcattaaacaaagtattaagaccttgttacagttcgaatccccaattagttggaatatttgacttcgggtataaggataacttgacgaagactctcgcactttatatttatgattgatgaactattatggacaaaaccgtatggacatatcgaataatccaggacaaaggacaattaacccatggtaataaactaaaatcaacacgtcgaacatcatgattacgaaagtttaaataagcataattcctttattttatatctcatcgcacttttattttctgtcattttatttatcgcactttttaattatcgcatttttaattatcgcaattttatttatcgttatttactttatgctttaaattaagttatttttatttttaatattttacattaggttttaactgtgacttaagacataaaatcgacaaaccggtcattaaatggtaaaaatccccccttttataataataataataataataataataataataagacttatatatatatatatatatatatatatatatatatatatatatatatatatatatatatatatatatatatatatatataaatctttatacaaatatagtttaaaaatatagcgttaaacttagctagttccctgtggacgaaccggacttactaaaaactacactactgtacaattaggtacactgcctatagtgttgtagcaaggtttaggtatatccactctataaataaataaataacttgtgtaaaattgtatcgtatttaatagtatttcgtaataaaaatataactatttcgtatacacctctgcgcacatcaagtatttttggcgccgctgcctgggaacttcttaaacaccggaagcgaaacgctatatatatatatatatataaaaagatttttattaagttttaatttctttttgtaaaaatacgttttaaatattaaaaatacaaaaatataaaaagaaaaacaatatatatatatttttaagagttgttcaaaatatataaaattataaagtatttttatttctattttagtttttaaatataagttttatttaatttatataaatattttatataaatataaaaacagaaaaaaaagagtaaaagtaatcgggcccaactgtagcagcccaacatctgGCCTGGATCCGagtgtcatgcgaccgcatggatttacaacactcagctcatgcgatcgtatgagctgatttgacaggcctggtacatcagctaaatcgaattagggtttgattaatatataattattattaattaatttagattagggttttgttttaatattaattagttttagttttatttaatttgtatttttaagttataattagttttattaaatttataaacttaatacttttataaaataataatataaaaataatatttttataaaaattgtatttttacaactttaagttttatttttatattttatatctttttattcgtaatatttgtatttttatcattcgtaattagttttaagattagttttagccgtagttattttttatttctagatttttaggctttgccgtaaaatcccttaagtgctttttctttagattaagagttaagtgctttagaattttacgacgtcgctcatcgctttaatatttaatagattttagtgacttttaagttattaccgttttggatatagaattcctttaagctttaatacctttagacgcaacttttaatattttatttttagaatactaagtttcgacgcttattttcttatttttatttttcgactatttatttttcgacgcttatttttcgaccttttattttttgacgcgctctttttctttcttatttcccgacgctctagtttttaggacatagaattttctatttcttctctaaaatttctttaaacttcgacgaaaaattattttaagaggttaaattgatagacatccaaaattttctggttcgtagtaatagttggatttgttagtggcgagttgtgggcttccgatttaaagggtcctagttacctgctgcatctattggctattcgaaacgtgggcaaaatcagaaaagtgtattaatttgatagcttatatagcttttatcttttataactaataggatattcagtgaatgcaccgagcaaaacgttcaccacctttcatacgttcaccacctgtaactcgatcaagacatctagccaatattgtcgtcgttgatttttctttagaatcgtcatcaagtcgaccaagtactccaattcaaatttccgataatccattttttgaaccagacctcacaattgagaatctggaggatattcagggacaattcggagatcctgaaccactaatcattcctcctgaaccacaaatcactcatccagagattatcgaggaagaaaccatgtagtcagaatcctctagtgattcagattcaacaatttcaatcatggaaaatttggaacctctaagtatggaagaccgaatgagagctaaacgcactggccaaggtcatgcaattactcaaccagacattaatgcgccagattatgaaattaaaggacaaatcctacacatggtaactaatcaatgccaatttagtggtgcgccgaaggaagatacaaacgaacatcttcgaacctttaataggatctgtactctattcaaaatcagagaagtggaggatgaacagatctatctcatgttatttccctggactttaaagggagaagccaaagattggttagaatcattacctgaaggggcgattgatacatgggatgttttagttgaaaattttcttaaacaattctttccggcatctaaagccgttagactttaaggagaaattgttacgttcacacaaaagccaaatgaaactctatatgaggcgtggacaagagttggaaagt from Rutidosis leptorrhynchoides isolate AG116_Rl617_1_P2 chromosome 9, CSIRO_AGI_Rlap_v1, whole genome shotgun sequence harbors:
- the LOC139869230 gene encoding uncharacterized protein, with translation MQKYLKLLQDLATRFEHFELAQVPRSQNKKANALSKFAALTFSHFQKQVWVEELPSKSIDDDLMVASIEEEQPNWMEPIMQYIRNNVLSDDKREARLVRERTPMYIIQNDILYHKSYCGPMMRCVGPIEAEMIVGEVHNGSCALHSGYKTIAAKIMRMGPGNVKFLIVAIDYFKKWVEVKAVRTITGVQVRNFVWEHIVCRFSIPRELVSDNGDQIAKDPFKTWCTDLNIIQKFTSVAHPQANGLCEVTNRDIVSGIKKCLYEKCTGLVDELPNVLWAHHTTFKKSTGETPFSLVFGS
- the LOC139869229 gene encoding uncharacterized protein, with amino-acid sequence MLQKWQFAPISFPEMQSEDFSKMPIVISCKIAQTGITIMKVHVDNGSSVDIVYEQYFVRLPESIKTNLKPTAATLTGFAEESSLPIRQLSLSIELVDENDANLVRQAQLDLYVMRTSSRYNMLLGRFALCKFGIVPSTIHGMIKFTMRKGVATVNSASIIPICATVNMKGAVKECADAEDNMVVVNLKYPDQKIKIGLNINADKKAQIVQLLMKYIDVFAWCERHMTGVPRHIAEHKLNVNPALKPVVQKRRGMAPDRIKWLCEEVTKLVAAGILREVKYQSWVANPVLVKKPDGSWRMCIDFKDLNKACPKYNYPLPEIDLKVESLHAFPFKCFLDAAYNFLYNDAFWFNQCGRNVSAAN